Proteins encoded together in one Rossellomorea sp. y25 window:
- a CDS encoding MaoC family dehydratase N-terminal domain-containing protein, which yields MFESYIGKRSTSVENCVEKGAVRKFAEAIGDLNPIYVDKEAGKRSRFRGNIPPPTFPRVFDYGTIEGFHLPNVGLIHGEQSFHYERPLKVGECIQCYTKIKDYYERKGSGGTLGFLVIEDIGEDSGGKRVFTSEAIVIITEAVKERLGI from the coding sequence ATGTTTGAATCTTATATTGGTAAACGCTCAACTTCCGTAGAAAATTGTGTGGAAAAAGGAGCGGTCCGTAAGTTTGCCGAAGCCATTGGAGATCTCAATCCCATTTATGTTGATAAAGAAGCAGGAAAGAGATCCAGGTTCAGGGGGAATATCCCTCCCCCCACTTTTCCCAGAGTGTTCGACTATGGAACGATTGAAGGTTTTCATTTACCGAACGTCGGGTTAATTCATGGTGAACAATCTTTTCACTATGAAAGACCACTGAAGGTCGGGGAATGTATTCAGTGTTACACGAAAATAAAAGATTACTATGAACGGAAAGGATCGGGTGGAACACTTGGTTTTCTTGTAATAGAAGACATCGGTGAAGATTCAGGAGGGAAAAGGGTTTTCACTTCCGAAGCGATTGTCATTATCACTGAAGCGGTTAAAGAGAGGTTGGGAATATGA